Within Ancylothrix sp. D3o, the genomic segment TAGTAGAAGCTTCCTTAAAAGTTCTTCAGCATTTAGCCCAAATAGAAGGCTTTTCTTTAGTTATAAATTATGGCTTAATCGGACAACCCGCATTCGAGGAATTTGGAAACTTTTTCCCACCACAAACGGCACAAATATGTGAAGGTTCTGATGGAATTATATTCGGAGCAGTGACAAAAGGTGGTATTCTCGAACTCCGCCAACACTTCGACTTCTTTACCAACCTTCGCCCCGTGCGTCCCTTTGCAACTTTATTGCATAAATCCAGCCTCCAGCCTCAAAAGATTCAAGGACTGGATATCTTGTTCGTGCGGGAACTGGTAAGCGGAATATACTTTGGCCCATCAGGACGAGAGCAAGACGAAAATGGCTCTTATGGTTATCACACCATGAAATACTACGATTGGCAAATCAGCCGTATTGCTAGAGTCGCTCTCCAAAAGGCTAAAGAACGCCGAGGTTTACTCACCGTCGCTCACAAGGAAAACGCTCTCCCACAAATCCCTTGGAACCGTTTAGTGCAGGAGGAAGCCAAGTATTT encodes:
- the leuB gene encoding 3-isopropylmalate dehydrogenase codes for the protein MTEPYRVVALPGEGIGPEVVEASLKVLQHLAQIEGFSLVINYGLIGQPAFEEFGNFFPPQTAQICEGSDGIIFGAVTKGGILELRQHFDFFTNLRPVRPFATLLHKSSLQPQKIQGLDILFVRELVSGIYFGPSGREQDENGSYGYHTMKYYDWQISRIARVALQKAKERRGLLTVAHKENALPQIPWNRLVQEEAKYFPDVVVEPMLVDNLAMQLVREPKRFDVILAGNLFGDILSDIGGALVGSIGLLPSASINYQGFGLYEAIHGTAPDIAGKGIANPLGTMGAVVLMLQQWGETHAATHLTQAIERVLALGYRTGDLTPQGEEILVNTGTLTELIIQQLSELTLANKE